The candidate division WOR-3 bacterium region GAACGAAATATTAGAGGTCTATCGGATCCAGGATGTGAAGATAGACGACAAACATATCGAAGTGATTGTAAGACAGATGCTCCAGAAAGTCAAGATTGAAGAACCGGGCAATACTCCTTTTGTCGGTGGAGAGATTATTGACAAACGAAGAGTGATCGAAGTCAATCAGCAGGCACTCGTCGAAGGTAAGAAACCCGCTACATACCGTCCTATTCTCCTCGGCATTACACGTGCCGCCCTTTCAACGGAATCATTCTTCTCCGCTTCCAGTTTCCAGGAAACGACAAAAGTTCTGGCAGACGCCGCGGTCGAAGGTAAACTCGATAAACTCGAAGGGCTTAAAGAAAACGTAATTGTGGGCCGCATTATTCCTGCAGGTACGGGTCTTGCGAAGTTCCAGAATATAAAACTGGTCGAAGAAGCAGAGGCGGAAGCGGTTTAAAAAACGACAGCGGTTTAAAGATTAAGGCGCTCTAATTTTTTGGTCAGAGCGCCTTTTTTCTTCAGCACTACAATCAAAAATTACAGAAAGGTCATTATAAAACCGGTTATGATCGGTACCGAAAAATTATCATCCCAGGGCAACGGCAGGGCTTCAAATACAGTAGCAGTAATTGCACCGATGACCAGAACCATCAAAGGCAAAGTATCGGGTAAATTATAAAGGACCACCGCAACTCCCAGAGAACCGAGGAGAAAACCCAGGCTGCCGAGCAACGTCTTCCTTCGAAAGAGTTTGGGACTTTTGATATTCTGTCCCAGCATGGCGGCGAAGGTATCTCCGACGATTATATAGGCGCATGCCGCCACCACAATGGGCTTTCTGTAAAGCAATGAGGTCATCAAACAACCGAGCAGCAGATATGTCGCGCCGCTCAAACGCGTCAGCTCGTGCCGACGTAAAAAAGAACCGAAGAAAAGGATGAACCCCTCTTTAAAACCATTGATATGCAGTCTTAAAAAATCGAAGACGACGACAATCAGACATACTGTAAGGAGTATCAGCCGGGCGCTTCCTTGAGGCAACAAATAATAGAGTATCGGGATGAAGATAGCCCAAAGATTGAGTAACTTCCTGAAGAGTTCGGATTTAATTAAAATGTAACCCCCGCTGAAACTTTATTCGAATTATTGAGTTCTGAGTGCAGGACCAGCGCATAATCGAGTGAAAACTTTTTATATCTTATCCCCGCACCGAAAGTATAATTACCGTTATAATGTCCTGCTCTGCCGAACAGAAAGTCTTTATATCCGTATTCCACTCCCATATTGATATTAAATCCGTCGATATCAAACGGTTTTACCACGTCGCACTCGAATTTAAGAGTCGAATTGATCTTGTCCATCGGCAGGACCGGTGCAATACCAACCGAAAACTTCGGCATGATCGTTTCCTTTGTCTTATTTTCATTGTTCCAGATGATCGGAGCGAGAATAAAATCGCGTATCGCGGCGCCAACGGAGAAATACTCCCGATTATATACCACCCCCAGATCTATTCCGCCGCCGAATCCTTTTATCACGGACAAATCCCGATAAAATATCTTGATGTTCATTCCATAAGCCAATTCGGCGTTTCCTTTTGCACCGTTGAAATAAAGAACCACATCCCTGGTTCCCACTGTATCATACGGAACCGGTGGATTTCCACTGCCCGGCGGGCTGGTCGTGTCACTCAGTGTCGTGAGTATTATATCACTCACCGACAGATACTGTACACCGATGCCGACCGATCTATTCTCTCCGGGAATGACGACGGAAGCGAATTCGTTCTTCACCACGCCGGCGAAGTTCTCGGCATGCATCGCCATAACACTCTTTTCAGTATAAAAAGAACCCGCTGGATTGAAGTAAATAACAGAGGCATCGACATACTGGGCGACTCCCGCTCCACCCATAGCACACGGTCTTCCGCCGACACCCAGTTCTTGGAACTCACCGGCGTATTTTGTCGCCGAAAGCATCACCGGCAACCAGATATAAAAAATTATAATGCGACGCATCTTACTGTTGTTTTCAACTCCTTTGACAATCTCCGACCATGTCCATGCAGTGACTTCAACTTGATATGGAATTCATAGTCCCCTGGTGGAACCACGGAACCGGAATTATCCAGACCGTTCCATACAATAAGAAACTCACCAGGAGAACGATGCAGCCCCTTGACGAGATCGCGCACTTTTTCTCCCAGTTGATTGTACACAGTAATATAAATCTTTGAATCCTGGGTAAGATAAATAGCCAGGGTGGTACCGGGCATCTCCGGAGAGAATTCTTCAGGAAAGCAACCCACAATAAAACCATCCGCGGCGATCCACAGATATTGACCGCCTTCTTTTTCAGAGATAAAGACCTGCCCGTACCTCCGCCAGATAGAAATCCCCCGCGGTGCGATGAATTCACCTTTTTCCGTACCCTTCCTCCCCACTGATATGATATATCGCAAATCATGGTCGAATTTATGAATTTGATCATTGATTTCATCGGTGACATAGATATTTCCGAAATAATCGACCGCCACGTAGAGAAATCTCGCATCAGGCAAACCGATGTCGAAATTCTGAAGAGAAGAGATGAAACGGCCATGGGTCGAAAATTTCGACACCCGCATCCCGTCTTTGTCGGTGACAATAATGAAGTCATCATGGTAATGATTATGGGGAGCCGCGGCGTCGATGACTTCGATCCCCATAGGCCGAAAGAGTTCTCCGGAAGAACGGCCTTCTATGCCGAATGACAGAATAAGTGAATCTTCAGGGGAATAAACATAAACCTTGGAATTATCAAAATCAGTAATATATAAATTATTTTTGGAATCAAAACATACATCATAAGGTCGACCCGCCAGTTTTATCTCTCCGATCTGCTTTATCTTGCCTTTGTGATACTGTAATTTTGCAACCCTCTTGTTCCCGAAATCCGCCACCGCGATAAGTCCGTCTTCAGTCACTGAAATACCCTTTGGAGACGAAAAGATCTTGTTGTTTCCGAAAACCTTCACCGACTGAAGCCCGATATTGTAGATGATATGCCCTTTTCCGGAATTGACCGCGAAAACCGTAAGTTCATCATCGTCCTTCTTGGTCTTCGGGTCATCCAGTTCTTTCAATTTTACGGCGGCGATCCCCTCTGGGTCGGCATAATCATACCCCGGGCCGAGAAACAGCTGGAGATAATACTTGGAGGCACGATAGAATCCAAGACTGTGTTTGAACGGCGGGGCGGTAAGTGTCTTCGGAGCATAGTCCAAAAAAAGTAAAAACAGCAAAAACATTTAGCTTATTATAAAGATTTTTCACTTGATGTCAAGACCGACCCCTTTACTCAATATCATAGTTGACTTTTTCTGAAAAATTGCTATAATGGGAAGTGTGAGACAAGATGATGGGAGGGGGCGGAGACATAATGGACTGTTCAATTACAGAAACAGGAGTTACCAATTAAGAGATAATTATTATAAGATAGAATCAGGTAAATATCTTTACCCCTTGAAAAGAACAGGGGGATGAAAAAGGAGGCTTTATGGAAATCCAAGGATATAATATGCCCGAAGACCTTTATTATCATGAAGAAAATTCCTGGGCGCGGGTCGAATCCGACGGTACTGTAACCGTGGGAATGGACGACTTTTACCAGAAACAGGCCGGTGACACGACGTATATAGATCTGCCTTTTGAAGGCGACACTGTCAGCCAGGGTGAAACCTGCGGAAAGATTCAGTCTTCGAAATGGGTCGGGAAACTCGTCTCTCCCATCTCAGGTGAAATAACCGAAGTCAACAATGAGCTTGAAAATGACTGCCGGCTCATCAATAAAGACCCTTACGGAGCAGGCTGGATTATGAAGATAAAACCGTCAAATCTCGAAGAAGAACTCAAAAATCTCGCTCATGGTCCGGATGCCCTAAAGAAATTCATCGAAGACCATGTTTCAAAGGCGAAAGGCGGCGGATAAGGAAACCGACGAATACAGGGGGTTGTGATGGAACTACAGGTTCCTTATGGAAAAGAAGAAAAACTGAATGTCAGTCTGCCCGACGATAATGTACTGGCTGTGGTCGAACCGAATAAAGTGGAGAAACAGAAAGAGGATGAAATTTTACTCAAGGCGATCGAAACTCCGATAAACTCAAACTCGTTTTCTGATTTTCTGAGCGACGCCAGGGATATCCTCTTCATCGTCAACGACGGCACAAGACCGACACCGACCGCAAAAGTACTCGATATCATCTATGATAAAATCAAGAACAAGAATATCAAGTTCATAATTGCCACCGGTGTTCATCGTGCGCCGACTCAGGAAGAATTCGACTTCATCTTCGGGAAATACTATAACCTTCTCAAGGAACAGATCTATGTCCACGACAGCAAAAAAGAAGAAGATATGGTTCATATCGGCACTTCGAAGAACGGTACTGAGATGTATGTCAATCGTCTTGGTGTGGAGGCTCATAAAATCGTCATTATCGGCTCGGTCGAGCCTCACTATTTCGGCGGTTATACCGGCGGCAGGAAATCCTTTTTACCGGGCATTGCATCCCGTAAAACCATTTCCCAGAATCATAAACACGCCCTCAAACCGACGGCGCAAGCCCTCGTGCTTCAAGGAAATCCGGTTCATGAAGATATGATCGACGCCCTGAAGACGATCGCTGATAAAGAAATCTTTTCCATCCAAACCATACTCGACGGTGAACGAAGATTATATGGTGTAACAAGCGGCCATATCCACGATTCGTTCTATGCGGCGATCGACAAAGCAAAAGAGGTCTTCTGTGTCAAAATCCCGGAAAAAGCGGATATCGTTGTGAGTGTCGCCCCCTATCCAATGGATATCGACTTATACCAATCCCAGAAAGCCCTGGACAATGGTAAGCTTGCATTAAAAGAAAACGGGATTTTGATAATGGTCTCCAAATGCCGCACCGGTATCGGAGAACCGACGTTCTTTGAACTGCTCTCATCGAGCGGTTCACCGAAAAAGGCTCTGGAAACAATCAGCCAGGGGTATAAACTCGGTTATCACAAAGCGGCGAAGATGGCGGAGATCGGTACCTGGGCAGAGATGTGGGGTGTTACTGACCTCGAGGACAAAGATATGGAAGCGATCTTCATCAAACCGTTCCATGATCTGCAGACCGCCCTTGATCAGGCGCTGAAGCAAAAAGGCAAAGACGCCAAAGTACTCTTTCTGATGGACGGCAGCATCACTGTTCCGATGATCGGATAGAATGGAAAGAGGTGAACGCCGAATTTAAAATTTTAAAAAGAATTCAGTCATTAATAAATTTTGAGGTATTTTGATAATCTAACGATAGGAGGTTAAATGCCTTTAAAAGAGGACATTCTTAAGGAATTAAGAGACATCGTTGGTGATGAGTACTGCCGTACAGATAACGCCGAACTGTATGTTTATGCGTTTGACAGCAGTATTCACCGTAAAAAACCGGATGTAGTGGTCCAGCCGCAGAACACCGAGCAGGTCCAGAAGGTTGTGCAACTCGCCAATAAGCATAAGGTACCAGTGGTGCCGCGCGGCGCCGGTTCCGGCCTGTGCGGAATGGCGGTACCGATCGACGGCGGTATTGTCGTGGACATGCAGAGAATGAACAAAATCAAAGATATGCGTATCCAGGACCTTTACTGCGTCGTCGAACCAGGTGTCGTCTACAACAGCTTCATCGCCGCCCTTGCTCCGCATAAATTTTTCATTCCCGGTCCGGCGTCGGGTGAAGTTGCAACAATCGGAGGTATGATAGCACTCAACGCCTCCGGTGCGAAAGCGGTGAAATACGGTGCAACCCGGGATTACGTCATCGGAATGGAATTCGTAACTCCGACCGGTGAAGTGGTGCGGGCGGGTGCGAATACCGTAAAGCACTCAAGCGGTTATCAGTTCGAAAAACTGCTGGTCGGTTCAGAAGGAACCCTCGGTATCATTACAGAAGCCAATATCCGGATCATTCCGAAACCGGAGAAACGTGCGGGATGTGTTGCTGCATTTGATGACCTTGAAAAAACCGGTCAAGCAGTGGCTGACATCATCGCCAATCCGCTGATCCCCTCTCAATTGGAGATTATGTCGCAGGCATGCATTGCCGCGGTGAACAAAGCCACTAATATGGGGCTGCCTGAAGTCGCCGGCATGCTTCTCATCGAACTGGACGGACCGCCTGATGTCGTAAAACGCGATATCGAAAAGGTCAGCAAAATTTGTGAAAAGGCGGGCGCCACATCCGTTGAATTTACTGAAGATGAACAGCGGATTGTTCAACTGTGGAAGGCACGGAAACAGATGATTCCTTCACTCAGTATTCTGAAAGAGCATTATGTGACGACGATGCTCGCCGATGATATGGCGGTACCGCCTTCGCAAATCCCCAAGGCGGTCGCCGGGATATGGGAAATCTCTGAAAAATATGATATAATCATCCCGCCCTATGGACACGCAGGCGACGGAAATCTTCATACCAAGGTTTTGATGACCCCCTCAGACCCTGAACACTGGAAGCAGGCGCAAAAAGCAGTCACAGAAATATACGAATTAATTCATTCCCTGGGCGGCACCACCAGCGGTGAACACGGCATCGGTATTACAAAAGCCCCTGATTTCTATAAAGAAAGAAAGACGATGATTCCTTTAATGAAGACCGTAAAGAAGGCGATGGATCCGAACAATATAATGAACCCACACAAAGTCGACCAATGGACTGATGACTTCCTGCACGAACTCCGCTACCCCACTAATCCCGACAGAAAACTGAGTGGTCCGCTCGCCAAATGGGAAGAAGAGATGATGACCTGCACAATGTGCGGATACTGCAAAAATGTCTGTCCGACATTCATCAGTCTGCTCTGGGATCCACCATCAAGTCGCGGCAGGATGATTATGTCCTACGGTATACTGGAAGGCGAGCTGGAACCCGACGACTCAGTGGTCAAGGCGATATATCAGTGCACCTTATGCCGTGACTGCAATCGACGCTGTCCGTCCAAGGTCAAGGTCCCTGATGTTGTCAGAGCGGCACGTGCCGAACTGGTGGAAAGAGGATTGGCTTACGATGCACACAAGGCGTTCATAGACAACATCAAAAAGACCGGAAATATATTTGCTGACGAAGAAGTGATGGCGCCGATTCAGGAAGGCGAAACACCGGTATTTATCGGCTGTCAGTTCCTTGCACGCCCGAACAAGACCAAGATGTATCTCCGGCTCTTCCAGAAATTGGGGATAAAACCCAAGGTCGTGAAAGAAATCTGTTGCGGTTATCCGATGGAAGCGCTCGGGTTCGTCAAGGACTTTGAAGAACACAAGAAGAAGTTCAAAGAACTCTTTCCGTATGACACCGCGATAACACTGTGTCCCACCTGCACCGTATATTTGAAAGAAGCTTATGGTATCGACGCAAAACATGCAGTCCAGGTGATCGCCGAAAAACTACCTCAGGCGCAGATCAAAAAGAACAGCGGTAAAGTGACTTACCATGATCCCTGTGATCTATCTCGCGGAGCAAAAGTGACCAAAGAACCACGTGAAATCATCAAACAGCTCGGATTCGAACTCGTCGAAATGAAATTCAAAGATAATGTTTCACGCTGTTGCGGCGGTGGCGGTGGCATACTCGTATCGGATAAATCTCTGTCTGATGTCATGGCGGAAAAACGGATACAAGAGGCAGCCGAAACCGGTTGTGATACACTCGTTACCGCCTGTGCTACCTGCGAGCAGGTATTGATGAATGCTGCAAATGCCTTTGTCGAGAAAAAAGGTAATCCACGTATAAAAATTATGGGCTTGCAGCAGCTGGTATGGAAAGCACTGGCTTAAGAGATTGAATGAAGAAAGAGATGGGGGGCGGTTTGAACCGCCCCCATCTCTTTTCGACATCAGAAAATGTTTATCCTCTTTCCTCTTCAATCCACTCTTTTATCTGTGATTTCAAAGGAATCTTCCCCGAACATTTTATCTTTCCGTTGATTATCAACCCTGGTGTCGCCATTATCTTGTATTCCATTATTTTCTTCATATCAGTGACCTTCTGGACATCGGCCGCAATGTCCATCTCTGCCAGGACATCGATGGTTCTCTTATGCACCTCCTGACATCTGGGACAACCAGGTCCTAATATCTTTATATCCATATAAACCTCCTATGTTGAATTTGATTCTTTCTGAAACTCGAGGATCGTAACGATATTTTTAATCTTTTATTATAGTAAAACACAGAGAAATTCAATCGAGTGATTTCAGAAAATCTTCCCATTCTTTGAGTACTGAACCGTTTATCTTTGCATCCTTATATCTCTTGATTATAATCCGGGCGCCCCGCCGGGCTTCTTCAATCTTTCCGAGCCCCCGATAGGCATAACATCCGAATTCACCGGCTTTTATTTGAAGAAAGAGACTGCCGCTCTTCACTCCGAATTTATGGGCGCTGATACACTGTTTTTCAAGATACTCCCAGGCCTCGTGTTCCTTCGCCCAATACATTATCCAGTACCAGGTATCTTCACATCTCTTCAGATCATTCAACTCATTGACGGCGATCTTCAATACGTTCTTCATCACCTCATCCATCTTTTCCAGCAACCCCAATTTACCGAGTGTATTGCCGTAGGAATAAAAATAGTCACATAAGGTGGTGAAATCAAATTGACCGAGCGCCGCCTGGATAATATTTGAAGCGAATATCTCTCGTGCCTCTTCAAACCGTTCAAGATCCATCAGACAATATGCCTTTCTGAGCTCAACCATCCCCAGGAACTCTCCGGTCATGATCCGTTCTTCTTTAGGATCGTCAAACGGTGCCTTAATGTTTTCGTATGCCTCTAACGCCTCTTCAATCTTACCTTCCCGCGCCAATTCTGCTGCCCGGTTGAATCGCTCTATAAATGTACGACTGATCTTATTCATTAAAGAGTATAACCGATTTACAACAGTTCGTCAATCTTTTTTCTCGCTTTATTTCTTGATCTTGATGAGGATATCAGTCGCCTGTTTGATGAACTGACTTTTGGAAACAAGAAAAACAGTATCTTCTTCCTCAATAATATGGCTTCCACGGGGAATGAGGAAATCTCCGGATTCTTCTTTATATATTCCGATAAACACCACTTCTTTGGGAAACTTCTTCTTCTGGGTGATATCCTTGATTGTAAGCCCCACACACCTCGCTCTCTGAGGTATCTTCACGGCATAGATCTGCGCCTTGCCTCCACCAAGCCTCAGAATCCGCTTCACCCGGGGTTGTTCGATCTCCATAAGCAGCTGGTCGACAAGCAAATCAGCCATACTCACGACCGCATTCACTCCTGCCAAGCGATAAGATTCTTCATATCTCGGATTTCTCATACGGGATATAATCCGCGGAATACCCAGACTCTTCGCAAGCAGTGCACAGGCGATATTATCCGCCGCCTGATGCATCAGGCAGATGATAACATCGGCTTTACACGCCCCTGCTTTTTCCAGAATATGGATATCCGTGGCACTGCCCTGAATGGTGAGAGCACCGGTCTCCGCATATATTGACCTGCATACCTCTGGTTCTTTATCAATAACCACCACATCATGTTTTTTTTCAACAAGCATCTTGGTTATCTGCCTGCCGATAATACCCGCTCCGGCGACAATTATGTACATCTGATCACCTCCTTTTCAACCCTCAACGCCACACCTTTGTACTGAAGAGCAAAAGAATCGGCAATATCTCCAGACGACCGGCGAGCATTCCGAAGATGAAGACTGTCTTTATCAACGGATGAAGATGGATCATCGTATCCGCCGGTATATACGTAGGTCCGATATTACCGAGAGCACTGAACATGCCTGAAAACGACTGGAAGGCGTTCAGATCCGACAAGAGTGCTGTAACAGCACCTCCGAAAATCAGCAGAACCACCCAGGTGAAAAATAATGCGGCGACCCGATAAAGTTCGTTTTTGCTTATCACTTCACCGTCGACCACGACCGGAGAGAGTGCAGACGACGGCGCCCGCATGCGGAAAAGTTCCCGTTTGATCAACTTGGTTAAGATCGCAACC contains the following coding sequences:
- the gcvH gene encoding glycine cleavage system protein GcvH gives rise to the protein MEIQGYNMPEDLYYHEENSWARVESDGTVTVGMDDFYQKQAGDTTYIDLPFEGDTVSQGETCGKIQSSKWVGKLVSPISGEITEVNNELENDCRLINKDPYGAGWIMKIKPSNLEEELKNLAHGPDALKKFIEDHVSKAKGGG
- the larA gene encoding nickel-dependent lactate racemase: MELQVPYGKEEKLNVSLPDDNVLAVVEPNKVEKQKEDEILLKAIETPINSNSFSDFLSDARDILFIVNDGTRPTPTAKVLDIIYDKIKNKNIKFIIATGVHRAPTQEEFDFIFGKYYNLLKEQIYVHDSKKEEDMVHIGTSKNGTEMYVNRLGVEAHKIVIIGSVEPHYFGGYTGGRKSFLPGIASRKTISQNHKHALKPTAQALVLQGNPVHEDMIDALKTIADKEIFSIQTILDGERRLYGVTSGHIHDSFYAAIDKAKEVFCVKIPEKADIVVSVAPYPMDIDLYQSQKALDNGKLALKENGILIMVSKCRTGIGEPTFFELLSSSGSPKKALETISQGYKLGYHKAAKMAEIGTWAEMWGVTDLEDKDMEAIFIKPFHDLQTALDQALKQKGKDAKVLFLMDGSITVPMIG
- a CDS encoding FAD-binding protein, whose protein sequence is MPLKEDILKELRDIVGDEYCRTDNAELYVYAFDSSIHRKKPDVVVQPQNTEQVQKVVQLANKHKVPVVPRGAGSGLCGMAVPIDGGIVVDMQRMNKIKDMRIQDLYCVVEPGVVYNSFIAALAPHKFFIPGPASGEVATIGGMIALNASGAKAVKYGATRDYVIGMEFVTPTGEVVRAGANTVKHSSGYQFEKLLVGSEGTLGIITEANIRIIPKPEKRAGCVAAFDDLEKTGQAVADIIANPLIPSQLEIMSQACIAAVNKATNMGLPEVAGMLLIELDGPPDVVKRDIEKVSKICEKAGATSVEFTEDEQRIVQLWKARKQMIPSLSILKEHYVTTMLADDMAVPPSQIPKAVAGIWEISEKYDIIIPPYGHAGDGNLHTKVLMTPSDPEHWKQAQKAVTEIYELIHSLGGTTSGEHGIGITKAPDFYKERKTMIPLMKTVKKAMDPNNIMNPHKVDQWTDDFLHELRYPTNPDRKLSGPLAKWEEEMMTCTMCGYCKNVCPTFISLLWDPPSSRGRMIMSYGILEGELEPDDSVVKAIYQCTLCRDCNRRCPSKVKVPDVVRAARAELVERGLAYDAHKAFIDNIKKTGNIFADEEVMAPIQEGETPVFIGCQFLARPNKTKMYLRLFQKLGIKPKVVKEICCGYPMEALGFVKDFEEHKKKFKELFPYDTAITLCPTCTVYLKEAYGIDAKHAVQVIAEKLPQAQIKKNSGKVTYHDPCDLSRGAKVTKEPREIIKQLGFELVEMKFKDNVSRCCGGGGGILVSDKSLSDVMAEKRIQEAAETGCDTLVTACATCEQVLMNAANAFVEKKGNPRIKIMGLQQLVWKALA
- a CDS encoding thioredoxin family protein; the encoded protein is MDIKILGPGCPRCQEVHKRTIDVLAEMDIAADVQKVTDMKKIMEYKIMATPGLIINGKIKCSGKIPLKSQIKEWIEEERG
- a CDS encoding TrkA family potassium uptake protein; the encoded protein is MYIIVAGAGIIGRQITKMLVEKKHDVVVIDKEPEVCRSIYAETGALTIQGSATDIHILEKAGACKADVIICLMHQAADNIACALLAKSLGIPRIISRMRNPRYEESYRLAGVNAVVSMADLLVDQLLMEIEQPRVKRILRLGGGKAQIYAVKIPQRARCVGLTIKDITQKKKFPKEVVFIGIYKEESGDFLIPRGSHIIEEEDTVFLVSKSQFIKQATDILIKIKK